A part of Gemmatimonas groenlandica genomic DNA contains:
- a CDS encoding polyphenol oxidase family protein, with protein MSLAPLGSAESVPDMPDGVLAWTTTRADGSFGMGSQEPVADVMERWARLQEDLASLRIDRLATAHQVHGAVVERHDGSWRGWLRLRGVDGHVTNTPGTALAVTIADCTPVFVAHPRGAVAALHAGWRGTAARILDVGLDALTAMGYPADECVVHLGPSICGACYEVGSEVLSAVYGIPATGKGQLDVREVLREQARRRGVQQISASAACTRCHADRFFSHRGGDPGRQLGVIALQSS; from the coding sequence GCCGCTCGGATCGGCCGAATCGGTTCCGGATATGCCCGACGGTGTGTTGGCATGGACAACGACGCGCGCCGACGGCTCGTTCGGCATGGGTTCCCAAGAGCCGGTCGCTGACGTGATGGAGCGGTGGGCGCGTCTGCAGGAGGATCTCGCCTCGCTCCGCATCGACCGACTCGCCACGGCCCATCAGGTCCACGGGGCGGTCGTAGAGCGGCACGATGGCAGCTGGCGAGGATGGCTGCGACTCCGCGGCGTGGACGGGCACGTCACGAACACCCCCGGTACCGCGCTGGCCGTCACGATCGCCGATTGCACTCCGGTATTCGTGGCGCACCCCCGCGGTGCGGTGGCGGCGCTGCATGCCGGCTGGCGGGGAACGGCCGCCCGGATCCTGGACGTGGGGCTCGACGCCCTCACCGCAATGGGGTATCCGGCCGATGAGTGCGTGGTGCACCTCGGTCCGTCGATTTGCGGTGCCTGCTACGAGGTGGGATCTGAGGTCTTGAGCGCGGTGTACGGCATCCCGGCAACGGGAAAAGGACAGCTCGACGTGCGGGAGGTGCTGCGCGAGCAGGCTCGCCGGCGAGGGGTCCAGCAGATTTCCGCCAGTGCCGCCTGCACACGGTGCCACGCCGACCGCTTCTTCAGCCACCGCGGCGGAGATCCGGGTCGGCAGTTAGGCGTCATTGCGCTCCAGTCATCTTGA